CGAGGTCCTTGGTCTAAGGCCATTATAGTGGAGCTTGTTGGGAAAACTATGGGTCTAAGCTATATGCAGAACAAGTTGGCTCAACTATGGAGACCAGAAGAGAGGATGGATTGCATCAACCTTAGTTATGGTTTCTTCTTAGTCAGAGTCTACTCCAAGGAAGACTTAGAGAGGGTGATTAAAAGGAGCCCGTGGTTCATAGGTGACCACTTCCTCTCCTTGAGGCCGTGGGAACCATTTTTTAAGTCGTCGACGGCAAATGTTTCTCTAATCACTGTTTGGATTAGGCTCAATGAGCTACCCATTGAGCTATATGAAATAGAGGTGCTTAAGGAAATGGGCGAATCCATTGGCAAGGTGTTACGGATTGACTCACATACAGCCATGGAGGCGCGTGACCGATACACTAGATTATGTGTCCAGGCTGATATCAACAGGCCACTTGTCAACAACATCCTAATTGGCCATTTTGAATAGGTGGTTACCTATGAGGGAAtccaaaaattgtttttttcgtGTGGTAGAATTGGGCATAAGGCTGAAGCTTGTccattgatgatgccgaagaaatcaccagtaagctgcgagcaCTCTCCCGatcgaagcaacacctgcgaagaaaaaatagaagatcGAACAGAGAGCactggtgtggtgccggccaaaaaccctccgacgatcaagttagagttttTTTAAGGTGCACTCGGGTGTGCAGTCCTTTGTCGCAATTGTtcctccaaatcatgattctgcttggtgaggcgctcaaccgccgctgcaagcgtttggacctgcctctctagagctgtgGTGTGCAGttcgtcgccttggttgttgTTTGTGTCGAAGGCGGCAGATAGATGTCTACCTTTTttccgaacattgaaaaaatcctttgaatggacgGCCGAATGTCAACAAGAGTTCGAAGATCTGAAGGTCTACCTCTCTTCGCCGCCGTTGCTAAGCCCCTCACAACCAGGAGAAGAACTGTTCCTCTATCTGGCTGTTTCCCCGGCAGCTGTCAGTGCAACCTTAATCAGAGAAGACGACAAGGTTCAACGACCCGTGTACTACGCGAGCAAGGCATTGCATGGTgcagaagagagatatcccccTATGGAAaaacttgccttcgctttggttacaGCGGCCCGTAAACTCAAGCCATATTTCCAAGCCCATACGATAGTCGTCCTGACTGACAAACCTTTGCGACGAGCAATGGGCAGCCCTGCGGCTGCCGGACGAATGGCATTGTGGTCGATAGAACTAAACGAATTTGACGTACAATATCGCCCCTGCATtgccatcaagggacaagcggttgccgacttcattgcggagttcaccaGCGCGGAAGGTGAAGAGGAAAAGAATCCCCAATGGAGCATTTTCACTGACGGGTCGTCCAACAAGAAGTGGAGGGGTAGGGGTCGTACTTAAATCTCCGGAAGGCGACGAGCTCAAATGTATGATTCGCCTCAattttcctacaactaacaatgaagctgagtacgaAGCCCTGATAGCAGGTTTAGACCTTGCCCAAGTTGTAGGGGCCGCGAACGTAGTTGTTCACTGCGACTCCCAGGTCGTCACAAGCGGTAAACGGcgagtacgagtgcaagggtgaaagaatgaagaagtactgggagcaagCGAAAAAGAGAATAGATGGGCTGCAagccaaaatagtccaaattccaagaggagaaaacgaacatGCCGACCGTCTTTCCAAAGCCGCATCTGCGGAGCCTATGATCACCATtgacaaggtactttcttttacTCAGCCCTCATCGTTAATAGACATTGTCaacatacaggaaattggttccgaaaacaattggaccagCCCCCTGATCTCCTACTTAAAAAATGGCACACTACCTGAGGGGAAAGAGGCCGCAAGGAAGGTAAAGGTCCGGTCAGCACAgtttgtcttgataaaggacgtccTTTATAAGAGGGGCTTTTCTCGACCGTACTTAAGATGTGTAGACCCCGAAGAAGCAAGCTATGTTATGAaagaagtacacgaggggatatgcggcaaccacTCTGGATCACGGTCATTGGTACATAAGTTGATTCGGGCCGGATACtattggccgacaatgcaaaatgacgcccaagtttatgtgagagcttgcgacaagtgtcaaaggttcagtAACATCATTCGGCAAccggcggaagaattgacccccataaccgccccatggccattcgcccaatgTGGGTTagatatcatgggaccattcccaATGGTAGCAAGGTAGTTGAAGTTCCTCGTCGTCGacatcgattacttcaccaaatgggttgaagctgaagccctagccacaatcactgaaaagaatataaggagttttgtatggagaaacattgtttgtaggtatggaattccaagagtcttaatttcggacaacggtaaacaatttgacaacgactccttccgagccttctgttcagagttaggaatcaagaaccattattcctccccAGCCCATCCTCAAGCAAACGGACAAGTGgaagtcaccaaccgatccttgcttcgaatcatcaagactcggctcgagggggcaaagggcgtatGGCCTGAGATGCTGCCCAGCGTGttatgggcatacagaacgacagtacgaacccctacaggagaaacccctttctaGCTGACATTCGGAAATGGAGCGG
This genomic stretch from Castanea sativa cultivar Marrone di Chiusa Pesio chromosome 1, ASM4071231v1 harbors:
- the LOC142624363 gene encoding uncharacterized protein LOC142624363, producing MQPRTLFREEEAELARSNKKVKDINHAEFNGGYRASSPSMGNQATGFNAKPSFKDKLVGEILGVFAQAFDCIDHVEEDLDSDNESGEAPNSVHEGQVKIKLSIETKRRIRGPWSKAIIVELVGKTMGLSYMQNKLAQLWRPEERMDCINLSYGFFLVRVYSKEDLERVIKRSPWFIGDHFLSLRPWEPFFKSSTANVSLITVWIRLNELPIELYEIEVLKEMGESIGKVLRIDSHTAMEARDRYTRLCVQADINRPLVNNILIGHFE